AAGGATCGAGCTGATTCTCGCTGCCGATCTGGTACCCGGCGATGTGATCGTGTTGCAGGAGGGGGATAACGTACCGGCAGACTGCCGCTTGCTCGAAGCCTTCTCGTTACGGGTCAACAATGCCACCGTCACTGGCGAGTCGATGCCTAAGGCACGGGATGCGGCGCCGTGCTCTGAAGAAGATCTGCTGCATGGCCGCAATACCCTGTTGGCGGGCACCTCCATCGTGTCCGGCGACGGCAGGGCGGTAGTCTTCGCCACCGGCATGCACACCGAGTTTGGCAAGATTGCCCATCTGACACAAACGGCGCGTGCGGCGACTTCGCCGATGCAACAGGAAATCGTCCGTCTCAGCCGCGTCGTCGCGCTTTTGGCTCTCTCGCTCGGCGTGGTGTTTTTCTTCATTGGCCAGAGCGTGGGCTTGTCGTTCTGGGAGAATTTCATTTTCGCTATCGGCATCATCGTCGCCAACGTGCCGGAGGGTTTGTTGCCCACGGTCACGCTGTCTTTGGCCATGGCGACCCAGCGCATGGCAAAGCGCAATGCACTGATCCGTCACCTGCCGTCGGTCGAGGCCCTGGGATCGGCGACCGTGATCTGCACCGACAAAACCGGCACGCTTACCGAGAACCGCATGGTGGCGAGTACACTTTATCTGAACGGCCAAATATTGACTCCGACAGAGGTCAAACGGCGGCACGAACTGGCGCGAGTTTATCGCCGTTTTTTCGAGGATGCGTTGCTTTGCCACAATCTGAAAGAGACCATCATTGCCGGGAAGCCGCAATTACTGGGCGATCCCATGGAAGTGGCCTTGGTGTGCATGGCGAAGACCTGTTTGGGAGAAAATATTTCCTATCCCAAAATCAACGAGGTGCCTTTCGATACCGACCGTAAGCGCCTTTCCACGCTGCACCAGACGCCCGGCGGGCTGGTGCTTTATTGCAAGGGTGCTCTGGAAATGCTGTTACCTTTGTGTAACCGCTTGCAAACGGGCGATGCAATTACGCCACTGACGCTGGAAGCCCAGCAGAATTTCACGCGGGCCCTGGAAGACATGGCGCGCGACGGCTTGCGCGTGCTGGCGTTCGCCTGGCGGGAGTTGGAAGACGACCATGACGGGGAGCGGTGCGAGCATGACCTGATCCTGTGTGGTCTGGTGGGTCTGGCAGACCCGCCCCGGCCCGAGGTTCGGGACGCCATCGGCAAATGCCGGAAGGCGGGTATCAAGGTCATCATGGTGACCGGCGACCACCCGCACACCGCCCTGGCCATCGGCCGGCAGATCGGCCAGATCCAATCAGAAACACCCGTGATCATCACCGGCGAGCAATTGCGAAAACTGTCAGAAATCCAGCTGCGGCTGGCGCTGGATGCACCCGACATCATTTTTGCTCGGGTGGGTGCGGACCAGAAAATGCGCATCGTGAGTGCTCTGAAAAAGAAGAAACACGTCGTGGCGGTGACCGGAGATGGCGTCAATGACGCGCCGGCGCTGAAAATGGCGGACATCGGCATCGCCATGGGCGTGATCGGCACCGATGTGGCCAAAGAGGCCGCCGACATGATCCTGCTGGACGACAATTTCGCCAGTATTGTCGCCGCCATCGAGGAAGGCCGGGCGGTTTACGACAATATCCGCAAGTTCCTCACCTATATCCTCACCTCCAACATCCCTGAAGTCGTACCCTATCTAGCCTTCGCCCTGCTCAAGATACCGCTGCCTTTAACCATAATTCAGATTCTGGTGGTGGACCTGGGCACGGATATGTTGCCCGCTCTGGGGTTGGGCGCCGATCCCCCAGACCCCGGCATTATGTGCAAGCCACCCCGGGCTCGCCAGGAAAGGTTGCTCAACTGGCCTTTGCTGCTGCGGGCTTATCTATTTCTGGGGTTGCTGGAGGCCGCCGCCGCGATGGCGGCCTATTCTTTTGTCCTGCACGACGGTGGCTGGTCCTGGGGCGAGCGGCTGGAAAGCCACGATCCTCTTTATCTCCAAGCAACCACGGCCTGCCTGAGCGCCATCATCATGATGCAGGTCGTCAACGTATTTCTCTGCAAAATCCCGGGACGCAGCCTGTTCGGCGCGCATGTCTTCGCCAATCGATTGCTCCTTTGGGGCGTCGCCCTGGAAATCGTCGTGATACTGATCGTCGTCTATACCCCCTGGGGCCATTTAGTCTTTGGTACCGCACCTATCGCGCCGGCAGTTTGGTTGTTCATGCTGCCCTGTGCCTTGGGAATGCTGCTGATGGAGGAGGGGCGCAAGTGGGTGGCTGCCCGATGGCGTAAGAAAAGGGGGGGCTGACCACGACCAGATTGCGGGACAATGTTGTTGAATTTAGAAATCCGCCCTTGGAATTGTCCGGCTCCCAAGCTCCGCTTGGAAATACTGACTTCTTGATATCCGCGTATATTTCTCGTCTTGCCGGCCAGATATCCCTTGCCATGGAATGCCTGGAATATTGCTACGAGCGCGGCCAGTGACCGGAACTCACGGCCGGCGAAGCGAAAAATTCGTTGGGCAATCATACGAAAGGACGTCCACATCTTGTCTCGACGCCAAAGTGTTATCACGGGATTCGCCCTGGGCGTATTGCTGCTCGTCGGAGCTTATTCCGTATTACCCCTGCTGGTCGTCGGGTTTCTGGAGTCCCGATTGGCCGACTTCGGTTTTGCCCGCGCCCGCATCATCGGCGCGTACCCGTCATGGGAACGGTTGCGGTTGGATGAGTTGCGGCTGATCCGTCGATACGGAAATGACAAGCTTTCCATCCGGGCGTTCGGCGTCACGGTGAATTACCGGCCCTTGGATCTGTTATCGGGTCGCATCGACGGTGTGCACCTCGCCAAGGTCGAAGTCGAGCGTGTCCCTGCCCCCGGTGACACGACTCCGGCTTCAACCCAGGTTGACACATTCCCTGCCATCGCAGCACCGGGCCAATGGTTGGCGGGACTGCCGGTGGAGGAACTGTCCGTCGATACGCTGGTCGTGAGGTGGCGATATCACGATGCAATCCACGACTTGTCCGCCACCGGCCTCCTAAAGGATGGCCTGGCGTTGGTCAAGGGAAAGATTCACCCCGGGGACGGCCGGGTACTGGAGTTGTCGGCCCGCCTCACCGAAAACGGGGAGATGCATCTGGCTGTCTGGTTTCCGGGAAAACAGGTCTTTCCCGTCTTCCGTCTGGATAACCGCCTAAACCAATACAAGGACGGGGCGATGAAGATCGAAGGTTCGCTTCAGGCCCAGGTGGACACGCTGGCGGCGCTGCTCGGCTCGTGGTTTGGTTGGGAAGACATTCCTGGCAAGCTGGAAGGCACCCTGGATAGTCGCTGGCAAGGCGAGCTAACCACTTCTCCCGGTGTCTCGGGGGGGACACGCATCGACAGCGAGCATCATCTGGAGTTGCAAGCCGCACGGCTGGGCAGCCCGCTGGAGCGGGCGCGGGTTCGCGTGGATGTGACCGGCTTGCTGACCGGAAACCGGCTGGCGTGGCGGATTGGAAACCGGTCAAGCCTGTCGGCGCGGCTGTCCGACCATGGCTCGGGAACACCCCTGGACATCGGTGTTCCGAAGGGAATGGCCGGTCAGGCCGAATTCGGCACCGATGGATTGACCATCAGCTTGCTGCCGGGATTACCTGTTCACTTGTCGTCTCTGCAACGGGACGGATTTTCACTGGCCGAAACAGGGATTGAACTGACCGAGGCCGCGACACTCCGCGTTGAGACTCGGTTTGCCCGGTGGTCCTGGTCGCCCCTGAGTTTGGCGATGCCTGGACTTGCCCTGCACGGGCCCGACGGCGAAGCGCAAGCCGGGAGAGTCCTGCTCAAATTCGATCAACTCGGCGGGGACGTGGACGATTGGGAGGGCAAGGGGCGTGCGCGGATCGAGGGCATCCAGCCTGTTTTTCGCGGCAAGTCTCTCCCCGTCGCTTCAATGGAGATACCCTTCCGTATGGACGGGAAACGTATTGATGCGGAAGCCCGATTGGTGATGGGCAAGGGCAAGCTCGTCCTGAGCGGGCAAGCTCGCCATGAAGTGGCCAGTGGCCATGGGCAGGTTCGATTCGAGCTGATCCCGGTCGTGTTCGGCGAGTCCGGCGACAAGCTGAGCAGTCTGCTCGAGCCTTGGCGTTCCCCTCTCGAATTGCGGGCGGGGCGCATTGCCGCCGATGGCCGTCTCGGCTGGCGGCTGCTGGCCGCCGAAGGCTGGGTGCTTGAGGGAGAAATCAGGCTGCGCGGCGAAGGCCTTGCCGGTCGCTACGAAGCCACCGCCTTCAGGGAACTGAGCGCCGATCTCGCCCTGTTCGAGCGCGATGGCCTGCGGACGAGCGAACCTGCGCGACTTCGGGTCGGCAGTCTCGACATGGGCTTCCCCGTCACCGACTTACGGGTGACGGCAGATATCGCCGTTCCTCCTGGCGAGGCGTACCCGGTGGGCAGCCTGCACGAATTTTCACTGGGCCTCTTGGGCGGCACGGCGCACGCGGAGGCCGTTCAATGGGACTTTGCCGTACCGGATCACCCCATCACGATTAGCCTTCAGGGACTGTCCCTCGGCGAAATCGTCGCGCTGGAAAGGCGAGACGAGTTGCAGGCCGAAGGGACTCTGGACGGCCGCCTACCCTTGAAAATCAGCAAAGCGGGAATCGCGATGCATGGGGGTGAACTGCACGCCCGTCCGCCCGGCGGGGTCATTCGCTATCGGCCCACCGCGGGAGGCCCGTTGATGGAGAGCAAGCATCCAAGCACGAACGTCCTGTTGCAAGCCTTGGCTAACCTGAATTACGAGGTATTGAAGGTGAATGCCGATAGCACGCTGGACGGCGATCTGGCCCTGAAGGTGGCATTGCAGGGACGGAATCCGGATTGGCAATCCGGGCGTCCCATTCACCTCAATCTCAGGCTGGAGGAAAATATCCCGAAGCTTTTGCGGAGCCTGCGTCTCGCCGACGACATTAGTAAGCGGGTTCAGGATCATTTCCGCAACAAACCCTAGGCTCACGTTGCCTGTCGATCGGCGCGGCTGCGATGCTATGCTTCAACCCATTGTCCACGATTTCGCAAGGGGAAAATGATCATGCGAGGCTTCTTAGTCTGCTCCGTCCCACTCGGTTCGATGCTTCTGCTTGTGGCTTGCACGCCTCGCGTCGAGCTGGCAGCGTCCAAGGAACCTATTACGATCAATCTGAACGTCAAGATCGATCATGAGATCCGCATCAAGGTGGAAAAGGATTTGGAAGGCGTGTTGTCGAAAGAAAGCGGGCTGTTTTAATCCGAAGGAGGATGGGTCATGGCTAAATTTTTCACCTTGCGTTACTTGGTAGCGTCTCTGTTCGGGTTAACCCTGGGGCTTGCCGGTTTGACGCAGGCAGTCTGGGCGATAGGTCTCGATGCAGCAAAGGGGCAAGGACTGGTGGGCGAGCAACCCAACGGCTATCTCGAGGCGGTCAAAGCCGACGCAGCAGGGGAAGTACGGGCGCTGGTCGCCGACATTAACGCGAAACGCAGACAAAAATATGAGGAAATCGCCGAAAAAAATCAGACCAGCTTGCAGGTCGTCGAGGCGCTGGCCGGCAAAACCGCCATCGAGAAAACCCCTCCTGGCCAGTATATAAAATCCCCTTCTGGCACGTGGATGATCAAATAGGTTAGTATTAAAAATATCTAACATTTCTATTAATAAATACCTGCCATCTGGATATCTTTCATCCAAGGCGCCAAGATCAGAAATCGTGGTATTTCCTCGGCTGCGCCCCAATGCTGAAAGTTTGCGATGATCAGGAATTAAGCGCTCCATCGCCAATCACTGGAAGGCTCATTGGGAAAATGCTTTCCGGCTCATAATCTATCTGCGCACGCCTTGGAAAATACCTGTGATATGGATGTCGAACATCCATTTTTGGTGGGTCTACGACCGTGAGCATTCATCCCATCCTCCTTTGGGAGAGGCGACTTTCTGATAAGGGGAGTAATCGCCTATCCGACTTTCAGCCGGGGCAGATATCATTGCCGTTTCGCCTCGACGCAGCCGATGAAACAGCCGCTCGTGGAAGGGACCGATGCCTCGCGCGATTGCTGGCGCCGCCTGGGCGCTTCTGCCATTCGCAAACCTTCCGGCAGGTCCTGCCAGGCTACCTGCTCTAGTGCACAGAGGCCAATCTGTCTGTATGTGCGGTACCGTACCGACTGTAGGCGACTTTGCGGTTTAGAGTACCGTCAAACATTACAGGGGGCCCAGGTTTCTCCAGAGCCATTAAACTATTGTTTCGATTTGTCTCAGTAGGCTGTGAGCCCTGAGGTGTGCAGAGGGCTATTCAGTCTGCTGGCGAGAGTGGCTATTTGACAGGAGATTTATCCATGAAACACCTCATTAGGTTTTTTTCAGCATTTTTTTTGACCCTGGTGTTAGTTGCAGCTGTGGGTTGCGCTTCAACGCAAACGCAAGAGGGAACGGGAGAATATGTCGACGACAGCGTCATAACCTCAAAGGTTAAAACAGCTATATTCAGCGAACCTTCCTTGAGCTCTGCGGAGATCAACGTTGAAACATTCAAGGGCGTGGTTCAATTAAGCGGCTTCGTGAACTCCCGCGCCGATATTAACAAAGCGGTTGCGGTGGCGCGTGGCGTCGGCGGCGTGAAATCGGTAAAAAACGATATGCGGCTTAAATAGGAAAGAACACCACTGGTTTTCAGTCAGCGGATTTTGTTCGCCGATCTTCAACCCATCCGCTGGGAGTTGGTGGCTATTGAGTTGGCTCGCGGAATATCTATGAATCCCAGGCCAGTAGCACCCGCGGCAATTACCCGGCGAGCCCCGGCTGAGTTCGAGTTATCGGGATGCTGGACAGCGCGCGGCATCAGCGCCATAGAATCCCAGCTTGAATCGCTGACCCTTCCCTCCGTGACGGAGGCAAGAGTCGACGGCGCGCGTATCGATGCGCTGGATACAGCGGGGGCGTGGGTTCTGCAAAAGCTGCTGCTGCGGTTGCGCGAGCAAGACAGGGTCGCGACTCTGCGCGGCTTGCGTCCGGAATTCGCCAAGCTGCTGGAAGTCGTGGCGCACTATCTTGCCGACCCGGTCGACCAGCCCGCCGCTGTCCCGTCCCCGACGACGCTGGAGCGCGTCGGTCGAAGCGCCGGAGCCGTCTTTGAACAGGCCGTCGCGCTGCTCGCATTCGTGGGCGAAAGCGCGGCCGCGTTCGCCGGATGCGTAGCGCACCCGGCACGATTCAGATGGCGTCCCACCCTTTACAACTTGCGTAGCGCCGGATTCGACGCGCTGCCTATCGTCGGGCTGCTGTCGTTCCTGCTCGGGATCGTGGTCGCTTACCAAGGTGCCGACCAGCTCAGGCAGTATGGCGCCAACATTTTCGTGGCCGATCTGGTCGGCCTGTCGATGCTGCGCGAGTTCGCGCCCTTGATCACCGCCATCATCGTCGCCGGACGCTCGGGCTCTGCGTATGCCGCGCAGATAGGCACCATGGCCGTGACGGAGGAGATCGACGCCATGCGCACCCTCGGCATCGCGCCCCTGGAACTCCTGGTCCTGCCCAAGATCGTCGCGCTGATGATCGCCCTGCCGCTCTTAACCGTGTTCGCCGACACGCTCGGCGTGTTCGGTGGCATGCTCATGGCACGCGAGCAACTCGGCGTGGGTTATGGCGAATTCCTCGACCGTTTCGTCAAGACCGTCGGCGTCGCGGCCTATGGCGTCGGCATCGGCAAGGCGCCGGTGTTCGCCGCCATCATCGCCGTGGTCGGCTGCTTCCAGGGCTTCCAAACCAAGGGCGGGGCCGACAGCGTCGGCCGCCAGACCACGCGCAGCGTCGTGCAATCGATCTTCCTGGTGATCGTCGCCGACGCGCTGTTCTCCATCGCCTTCAGCGCCCTGGACCTCTGAAATGCCCAGCAATACGCCCACGGACGCAACGGTCATCGAGATGGACAAGGTATCGACGCACTTCGGCGACCATGTGGTGCATTCCGACATCGACCTGGAAGTGCGCCGCGCCGAAATCTTCGCGGTGATCGGTGGCAGTGGTTCCGGCAAATCGACGCTGCTGCGGGAAATGATCCTGCTACAACGTCCGGACTCCGGCTCCATCCGGGTGCTCGGCGTTGATCTTGGAAAAGTCGGCGACGACGACGTCCGAGCGCTGCGCCGGCGGTGGGGCGTGATGTTCCAGCATGGCGGCTTGTTCGGCTCGCTGACGGTCAAGGAAAACGTCGGCCTGCCCCTCCGCGAACACACAGGGCTGGCCGACGGGCTGATCGATGAGATCGCGGCCTGGAAGCTCGCCATGGTCGGCCTTGCGCCAGCGGTCGGCGCGCAGTATCCGTCCGAACTCAGCGGCGGCATGATGAAGCGCGCCTCCCTCGCCCGCGCACTGGCGCTCGATCCGGAACTGCTGTTTCTCGACGAACCCACCGCCGGGCTCGATCCGGAAGGCGCTAGCGGCGTCGATGAGCTGGTGCTCAAGCTGCGCGACCTGTTCGGCTTGACCCTCGTCATCATTACCCACGACCTTGACCTGTTGTGGCAGGTCGCCGACCGCGTCGCCGTCCTCGCCGAGGGCAAGGTGCAAAGCGTCGGTTCGATGTCCGAACTCTCGGCGATGGACCATCCCGCCATCCGACCATTCTTCGACGGTCCGCGCGGAAGGGCAGCATTGGAACAGAAAAATCAGCCGGCCAAGGCAAGCACAAGGCCACGGGGGCCATCATCGAAACCAAAGTGAACTATGCCCTCGTCGGCGCGTTTATCCTCATTCTGGGCGCCGGGATGATCGCCGGAGCGCTGTGGCTCGCCTCGGGCGGCGCCTTCCAAAAGCGCTACGACCCGTATCTGGCGGTCTCGGACGAATCGGTGGCCGGCCTCAACCTGAACGCGCCGGTCAAATACAACGGTGTCGACGTGGGCAAAGTGCGGGAAATCCGCCTTGACCCGGGCAACCCGGAACGGGTGAACCTGGTGTTCGCCATCGAGCGCGGCACACCCATCAAGGAGGACACCTTGGCGGTTCTGAAAACCCAGGGTCTGACCGGCATCGCCTATGTCGAACTTAGCGGCGGCACCCCGGGTTCGCCGCCACTGCGCGCGGCTGCGGGAAGCGGATACCCGGTGATCCGCACCAAACCCTCGCTCAGCGCGCGGCTGGAGAATGTGCTCACCACCGCGCTTGCCAAGTTGGACAGCACCTCGAACAACCTCAACGCCTTGCTCAGCGGCGAGAACCGGGCAGCGTTCACCAGCGCGCTCGCCGATATCGCCACCGTGGCGCGCACTCTCGCGGCGCGCAAGGACACCCTGGACGCGGGCCTAGCCGATGCCGCCCGCACTTTCGGCAACACGGCGCGGATAACCGCGCAGGCCGGGCCCGTGATCGATCGCATCGGACGCGGCGCCGACGCGGTGGAGAACATGGGGAATACCGTCGCCCGCACAACCGCCGGTGCCGGCACGGTAGTCGCCTCGTTCGGCGCCGACCTAACGCGATTCACCGGGGAAACGCTGCCCGAACTGGAACGCTTGTTCGGCGAACTCAACATCCTGTCGAGCTCCTTGCGACGCCTGAGCGAGCAAACCGAACGCAATCCGGCCGGACTGTTGTTCGGCCATGCACCGGTCCCAGAAGGGCCGGGAGAACGGGAGACGGAACCATCAAAGCCTTGACCAAAATAGCGATCGCTCGCTGGTGTCGGCGCTTTGCCGCCGGCTCAGCCCTGGTGGTGTCCTGCGCCTGCAGCCTCCTGTTTCCGGCGGCGACGCCGCACCCGGCCTTCTATTCGCTCGACAGCGCGCGGGGCATCGAGCCGGCGGAATCCCAGGCCGCCGCGGCACCGACCTTGAGCGTCAGTCCTCCGGTCGCGGCTGCCGGTTTTGACAGCACGCGCATCATCTATGTGCGGGAGGCCCATAAACTTGAATATTTCGCTCACAGCGAATGGGTGGACCCGCCGGCGCGCATGCTCGCGCCGCTGCTGGTCGCGACCCTCGAGCGCACCGGGGCA
This portion of the Methylococcus mesophilus genome encodes:
- a CDS encoding YdbL family protein, whose protein sequence is MAKFFTLRYLVASLFGLTLGLAGLTQAVWAIGLDAAKGQGLVGEQPNGYLEAVKADAAGEVRALVADINAKRRQKYEEIAEKNQTSLQVVEALAGKTAIEKTPPGQYIKSPSGTWMIK
- a CDS encoding ABC transporter permease, which codes for MNPRPVAPAAITRRAPAEFELSGCWTARGISAIESQLESLTLPSVTEARVDGARIDALDTAGAWVLQKLLLRLREQDRVATLRGLRPEFAKLLEVVAHYLADPVDQPAAVPSPTTLERVGRSAGAVFEQAVALLAFVGESAAAFAGCVAHPARFRWRPTLYNLRSAGFDALPIVGLLSFLLGIVVAYQGADQLRQYGANIFVADLVGLSMLREFAPLITAIIVAGRSGSAYAAQIGTMAVTEEIDAMRTLGIAPLELLVLPKIVALMIALPLLTVFADTLGVFGGMLMAREQLGVGYGEFLDRFVKTVGVAAYGVGIGKAPVFAAIIAVVGCFQGFQTKGGADSVGRQTTRSVVQSIFLVIVADALFSIAFSALDL
- a CDS encoding YnbE family lipoprotein; amino-acid sequence: MIMRGFLVCSVPLGSMLLLVACTPRVELAASKEPITINLNVKIDHEIRIKVEKDLEGVLSKESGLF
- a CDS encoding BON domain-containing protein, with amino-acid sequence MKHLIRFFSAFFLTLVLVAAVGCASTQTQEGTGEYVDDSVITSKVKTAIFSEPSLSSAEINVETFKGVVQLSGFVNSRADINKAVAVARGVGGVKSVKNDMRLK
- a CDS encoding MlaD family protein produces the protein MNYALVGAFILILGAGMIAGALWLASGGAFQKRYDPYLAVSDESVAGLNLNAPVKYNGVDVGKVREIRLDPGNPERVNLVFAIERGTPIKEDTLAVLKTQGLTGIAYVELSGGTPGSPPLRAAAGSGYPVIRTKPSLSARLENVLTTALAKLDSTSNNLNALLSGENRAAFTSALADIATVARTLAARKDTLDAGLADAARTFGNTARITAQAGPVIDRIGRGADAVENMGNTVARTTAGAGTVVASFGADLTRFTGETLPELERLFGELNILSSSLRRLSEQTERNPAGLLFGHAPVPEGPGERETEPSKP
- a CDS encoding intermembrane phospholipid transport protein YdbH family protein, with the protein product MLLVGAYSVLPLLVVGFLESRLADFGFARARIIGAYPSWERLRLDELRLIRRYGNDKLSIRAFGVTVNYRPLDLLSGRIDGVHLAKVEVERVPAPGDTTPASTQVDTFPAIAAPGQWLAGLPVEELSVDTLVVRWRYHDAIHDLSATGLLKDGLALVKGKIHPGDGRVLELSARLTENGEMHLAVWFPGKQVFPVFRLDNRLNQYKDGAMKIEGSLQAQVDTLAALLGSWFGWEDIPGKLEGTLDSRWQGELTTSPGVSGGTRIDSEHHLELQAARLGSPLERARVRVDVTGLLTGNRLAWRIGNRSSLSARLSDHGSGTPLDIGVPKGMAGQAEFGTDGLTISLLPGLPVHLSSLQRDGFSLAETGIELTEAATLRVETRFARWSWSPLSLAMPGLALHGPDGEAQAGRVLLKFDQLGGDVDDWEGKGRARIEGIQPVFRGKSLPVASMEIPFRMDGKRIDAEARLVMGKGKLVLSGQARHEVASGHGQVRFELIPVVFGESGDKLSSLLEPWRSPLELRAGRIAADGRLGWRLLAAEGWVLEGEIRLRGEGLAGRYEATAFRELSADLALFERDGLRTSEPARLRVGSLDMGFPVTDLRVTADIAVPPGEAYPVGSLHEFSLGLLGGTAHAEAVQWDFAVPDHPITISLQGLSLGEIVALERRDELQAEGTLDGRLPLKISKAGIAMHGGELHARPPGGVIRYRPTAGGPLMESKHPSTNVLLQALANLNYEVLKVNADSTLDGDLALKVALQGRNPDWQSGRPIHLNLRLEENIPKLLRSLRLADDISKRVQDHFRNKP
- a CDS encoding ABC transporter ATP-binding protein, which encodes MHSDIDLEVRRAEIFAVIGGSGSGKSTLLREMILLQRPDSGSIRVLGVDLGKVGDDDVRALRRRWGVMFQHGGLFGSLTVKENVGLPLREHTGLADGLIDEIAAWKLAMVGLAPAVGAQYPSELSGGMMKRASLARALALDPELLFLDEPTAGLDPEGASGVDELVLKLRDLFGLTLVIITHDLDLLWQVADRVAVLAEGKVQSVGSMSELSAMDHPAIRPFFDGPRGRAALEQKNQPAKASTRPRGPSSKPK
- a CDS encoding cation-translocating P-type ATPase, whose amino-acid sequence is MKIHQLSPDEVLDSLKSGQDGLSQAEALRRLSEYGLNRIDKVRGEPLGLVFIKEFIHFFALILWLAAGLAFFAESRQPGGGMDTLGYAILGVIAINGLFSFWQQFRAERAVAALQKLLPPYVKALRDGRIELILAADLVPGDVIVLQEGDNVPADCRLLEAFSLRVNNATVTGESMPKARDAAPCSEEDLLHGRNTLLAGTSIVSGDGRAVVFATGMHTEFGKIAHLTQTARAATSPMQQEIVRLSRVVALLALSLGVVFFFIGQSVGLSFWENFIFAIGIIVANVPEGLLPTVTLSLAMATQRMAKRNALIRHLPSVEALGSATVICTDKTGTLTENRMVASTLYLNGQILTPTEVKRRHELARVYRRFFEDALLCHNLKETIIAGKPQLLGDPMEVALVCMAKTCLGENISYPKINEVPFDTDRKRLSTLHQTPGGLVLYCKGALEMLLPLCNRLQTGDAITPLTLEAQQNFTRALEDMARDGLRVLAFAWRELEDDHDGERCEHDLILCGLVGLADPPRPEVRDAIGKCRKAGIKVIMVTGDHPHTALAIGRQIGQIQSETPVIITGEQLRKLSEIQLRLALDAPDIIFARVGADQKMRIVSALKKKKHVVAVTGDGVNDAPALKMADIGIAMGVIGTDVAKEAADMILLDDNFASIVAAIEEGRAVYDNIRKFLTYILTSNIPEVVPYLAFALLKIPLPLTIIQILVVDLGTDMLPALGLGADPPDPGIMCKPPRARQERLLNWPLLLRAYLFLGLLEAAAAMAAYSFVLHDGGWSWGERLESHDPLYLQATTACLSAIIMMQVVNVFLCKIPGRSLFGAHVFANRLLLWGVALEIVVILIVVYTPWGHLVFGTAPIAPAVWLFMLPCALGMLLMEEGRKWVAARWRKKRGG
- a CDS encoding ABC-type transport auxiliary lipoprotein family protein gives rise to the protein MTKIAIARWCRRFAAGSALVVSCACSLLFPAATPHPAFYSLDSARGIEPAESQAAAAPTLSVSPPVAAAGFDSTRIIYVREAHKLEYFAHSEWVDPPARMLAPLLVATLERTGAFRAAKLTPSAAGSDLRLDTEIIRLQHEFGTQPSRVRFTLRAYLVDDKTRRVLARREFEAVVPASSEDPYGGVVAANQAVQTVLQNLSAFCAEAALRAGMKR